Proteins co-encoded in one Streptomyces sp. NBC_01283 genomic window:
- a CDS encoding type III effector protein, whose translation MTLTKEALMEATGPPEPPHAEDRNPASFPAAASALEAIRDAMRVARQDDADAPLAGRTDPEQALASLLLLREVREQLAAWEAGLIETARHAGASWADLAQPLGVASRQAAERRYLRQRPGPTGSTGEQRVQATRQRRAADRTRTAWARDNAGDLRRLAGQVTALTGLPPRARAAIGRVDAALADDDPAALIDPLIAARPYVKRAHPDLAAQLDALTGDLSGDL comes from the coding sequence ATGACACTGACGAAGGAGGCCCTCATGGAGGCAACCGGCCCGCCGGAACCACCCCACGCCGAAGACCGAAATCCCGCGTCCTTCCCGGCCGCCGCCTCTGCCCTGGAGGCCATCCGCGACGCCATGCGGGTCGCCCGGCAGGACGACGCGGACGCCCCACTCGCCGGCCGCACCGACCCGGAGCAGGCCTTGGCCTCGCTCCTGCTGCTGCGCGAGGTGCGTGAACAACTCGCCGCGTGGGAAGCGGGCCTGATCGAGACGGCCCGCCACGCGGGTGCGAGCTGGGCCGATCTGGCCCAGCCTCTGGGGGTCGCGAGCCGCCAGGCCGCCGAACGCCGCTATCTGCGCCAGCGCCCCGGGCCGACCGGAAGCACCGGCGAGCAGCGCGTGCAGGCCACGCGCCAGCGCCGCGCCGCCGACCGCACCCGCACCGCCTGGGCGCGGGACAACGCCGGCGACCTGCGTCGCCTCGCGGGCCAGGTCACGGCCCTCACCGGTCTTCCGCCGCGAGCGCGGGCCGCGATCGGCCGTGTCGACGCGGCTCTGGCCGACGACGACCCGGCGGCCCTGATCGACCCGCTGATCGCGGCCCGCCCATACGTGAAGCGCGCCCACCCGGATCTCGCCGCCCAGCTCGATGCCCTTACTGGTGACCTCTCTGGTGACCTCTAG
- a CDS encoding ABC transporter ATP-binding protein, protein MGVEVVVEGLTKSFGKQNIWQNVTLTLPRGEVSVMLGPSGTGKTVFLKSIVGLVRPERGHVLIDGVDMVNSRERDVYEARKLFGLMFQDGALFGSLSLFDNVAFPLREHTRKKESEIRRIVMERLDLVGLAGAEKKLPGEISGGMRKRVGLARALVLDPQIILCDEPDSGLDPVRTSYLSQLLIDINAEIDATMLIVTHNLDIAATVPDNMGMLFRRHLVTFGPREVLLTSEEPVVEQFLTARRAGPIGMSEEKDQATLDREAARGIVAGPAMERTIVPQLAPTPGLPERRAVRRRRERVRAMLHELPPAARRAIEASLRDDDAPTLDAPRPDAPRPDTPKLAAPTLDGPGRAEPRISRGAGA, encoded by the coding sequence ATGGGAGTCGAAGTGGTCGTCGAAGGGCTGACCAAGTCGTTCGGAAAGCAGAACATCTGGCAGAACGTGACGCTCACCCTGCCGCGCGGCGAGGTCAGCGTGATGCTCGGCCCGTCCGGCACCGGCAAGACGGTCTTCCTGAAGTCGATCGTCGGCCTGGTCCGCCCCGAGCGGGGGCACGTCCTCATCGACGGCGTGGACATGGTCAACAGCCGCGAACGGGACGTGTACGAGGCCCGGAAGCTGTTCGGCCTGATGTTCCAGGACGGCGCGCTCTTCGGCTCTCTCAGCCTCTTCGACAACGTCGCGTTCCCGCTGCGCGAGCACACCCGCAAGAAGGAGTCGGAGATCCGCCGGATCGTCATGGAGCGGCTCGATCTGGTCGGCCTCGCAGGCGCCGAGAAGAAGCTGCCCGGCGAGATATCGGGCGGGATGCGCAAACGCGTGGGCCTGGCGCGGGCGTTGGTGCTCGATCCGCAGATCATCCTCTGCGACGAGCCGGACTCCGGGCTCGACCCGGTGCGCACGTCGTATCTCTCGCAGCTCCTGATCGACATCAACGCGGAGATCGACGCGACGATGCTCATCGTCACGCACAACCTCGACATCGCGGCGACCGTCCCGGACAACATGGGGATGCTGTTCCGCCGCCACCTCGTGACCTTCGGGCCGCGCGAAGTGCTCCTCACCAGCGAGGAGCCGGTGGTCGAGCAGTTCCTCACCGCCCGCAGGGCGGGCCCCATCGGCATGTCCGAGGAGAAGGACCAGGCCACCCTGGACCGGGAGGCCGCGCGCGGCATCGTCGCCGGGCCCGCCATGGAGCGGACCATCGTGCCGCAGCTGGCGCCCACCCCCGGGCTGCCGGAGCGCCGGGCGGTGCGCCGGCGCCGGGAGCGGGTCCGGGCCATGCTGCACGAGCTGCCGCCCGCGGCCCGCCGCGCCATCGAGGCAAGCCTGCGGGACGACGACGCACCCACGCTCGACGCACCCAGGCCCGACGCACCCAGGCCCGACACACCCAAGCTCGCCGCCCCCACCCTCGACGGGCCCGGCCGTGCCGAGCCCCGCATCAGCCGGGGAGCGGGCGCATGA
- a CDS encoding TetR/AcrR family transcriptional regulator, with translation MAPRTTQILEAAARLIARRGVRGLRVEELAAEAGVSTGLIYYHFKDRTGILRHTLEFINDRAERYTTDRDPDALPLAPREELDEVLLLELQDTVVVKENSSAWGELRASAVFDEVLREDLARATLVWVQEVAALLGQVQPMAPAPALAAAGERLTALLEGLSMRWLSGGLPVDRARDLMRGAIDAELTLLQDK, from the coding sequence ATGGCGCCCCGCACAACTCAGATCCTTGAAGCCGCCGCCCGGTTGATCGCCCGTCGCGGCGTCCGCGGCCTCCGTGTCGAGGAGCTGGCCGCCGAGGCAGGCGTATCGACCGGGTTGATCTACTACCACTTCAAGGACCGCACCGGGATCCTGCGCCACACGCTGGAGTTCATCAACGACCGCGCGGAGCGCTACACCACGGACCGCGACCCCGACGCCCTGCCGCTCGCTCCCCGCGAGGAGCTCGACGAGGTTCTTCTCCTGGAGCTGCAGGACACCGTGGTGGTCAAGGAGAACAGCTCGGCCTGGGGCGAGCTGCGGGCGAGCGCCGTCTTCGACGAGGTGCTGCGGGAAGATCTCGCCAGGGCCACCCTGGTGTGGGTGCAGGAAGTGGCGGCGCTCCTCGGGCAGGTGCAGCCGATGGCCCCGGCGCCCGCGCTGGCCGCGGCAGGGGAGCGGCTCACCGCGCTCCTGGAAGGCTTGAGCATGCGCTGGCTCAGCGGCGGGCTGCCGGTCGACCGCGCGCGTGACCTGATGCGGGGGGCCATCGACGCCGAACTGACCCTGCTGCAGGACAAGTAG
- a CDS encoding MCE family protein, whose amino-acid sequence MSAPPKTRARTTAAVPVARTRPTESALARRRRLAGVVYLVVPALLVWLSIAVYDKEFTDSATVIVETGRAGSEMHPRAEVKLRGVVIGEVERIDTGGRAARLTLALQPDKIGRVPSDVRAQLLPTTLFGQRYVALVPPENPSPRPLAAGSVIPRDRSRSAVELEQVLDNLLPLLTAVRPQELSATLSALARALEGRGEKIGDALVTLNGYLKDFNPHLPSLNRDIEELVELSDTYADAAPDLVDALHDATTTSATIAAQRAELSTLYASVTSSSQETGSWLRGNRANLIRLTATSRPTLEILARYASAFPCTLRTVADFVPAMDAALGKGTDRPGLRVDVRVVPSRGAYVPGRDTPRYDADRGPRCYPVPYTGGSYAAPQSTATTLSGVSGGLGVANSPQENDLVTELLAAPDQERHASLPDWTSVLAGPAFRGAEVKLR is encoded by the coding sequence ATGAGCGCCCCGCCGAAGACCCGGGCCCGCACGACGGCCGCCGTACCGGTGGCGCGCACCCGCCCCACGGAGAGCGCTCTGGCCCGCCGCAGACGGCTAGCCGGAGTCGTGTACCTCGTGGTGCCCGCCCTGCTGGTGTGGCTGTCGATCGCCGTGTACGACAAGGAGTTCACCGACTCGGCGACCGTCATCGTCGAGACGGGGCGGGCCGGCAGCGAGATGCACCCGCGCGCGGAGGTCAAACTGCGCGGCGTCGTCATCGGCGAGGTCGAGAGGATCGACACGGGCGGCCGGGCCGCGCGTCTCACCCTCGCCCTCCAACCCGACAAGATCGGCCGGGTCCCGTCCGACGTCCGCGCCCAACTCCTGCCGACCACCCTTTTCGGACAGCGGTACGTGGCCCTCGTACCGCCCGAGAATCCCTCGCCCCGTCCGCTCGCCGCGGGCAGCGTCATCCCCCGGGACCGCAGCCGCAGCGCCGTGGAACTGGAGCAGGTGCTCGACAACCTGCTGCCCCTGCTGACCGCCGTGCGGCCCCAGGAACTGTCGGCCACGCTGTCCGCCCTCGCCCGGGCCCTCGAAGGGCGGGGCGAGAAGATCGGCGACGCGTTGGTGACCCTGAACGGCTACCTGAAGGACTTCAACCCCCATCTGCCGTCCCTGAACCGCGACATCGAGGAACTCGTCGAACTGAGCGACACCTACGCCGACGCGGCGCCCGATCTCGTCGACGCACTGCACGACGCCACCACCACGAGCGCCACCATCGCCGCGCAGCGGGCCGAACTGTCCACGCTGTACGCCTCCGTCACCAGCAGCTCCCAGGAGACCGGCAGCTGGCTGCGCGGCAACCGGGCCAACCTCATCCGGCTGACCGCGACCAGCCGCCCGACCCTGGAGATCCTCGCGCGGTACGCGTCCGCGTTCCCCTGCACCCTGCGCACGGTCGCCGACTTCGTGCCGGCGATGGACGCCGCCCTCGGCAAGGGCACCGACCGGCCGGGCCTGCGCGTCGATGTCCGGGTCGTCCCCTCGCGCGGCGCCTATGTGCCGGGCCGGGACACGCCCCGCTACGACGCGGACCGCGGGCCGCGCTGCTATCCCGTCCCCTACACGGGCGGCTCGTACGCCGCGCCGCAGAGCACGGCCACCACCCTGAGCGGCGTGTCCGGCGGTCTCGGTGTCGCCAACTCGCCCCAGGAGAACGACCTGGTCACCGAACTCCTCGCCGCACCGGACCAGGAACGTCACGCATCCCTGCCCGACTGGACGAGCGTGCTCGCCGGACCGGCCTTCCGCGGGGCGGAGGTGAAGCTGAGGTGA
- a CDS encoding MlaE family ABC transporter permease, with product MALTERGGKSRAFAWLDRPGDELLFYVRALIWIPRAVRRYPKEIQRLLAEVAFGSGGLGVIGGTVGVMIGITVFTGTVVGLQGYAALSQIGTDAFTGFVSAYFNTREIGPLVAALSLSTTVGAGFTAQLGAMRINEEVDALESMGVRSTPFLVSTRIVAGALAVIPLYGIGLLGSYLASRATTVLFNSQSTGTYDHYFQLFLVPTDVLLSFLKVLVFSVLVILAHCYYGFRASGGPAGVGVAVGRSVRTAIVLISVTDFFLSLALWGATTTVKVAG from the coding sequence ATGGCCCTCACCGAACGCGGCGGCAAGAGCCGCGCCTTCGCCTGGCTGGACCGGCCAGGAGACGAACTCCTCTTCTACGTGCGGGCGTTGATCTGGATTCCGCGCGCGGTGCGCCGCTATCCCAAGGAGATCCAGCGGCTCCTCGCCGAGGTCGCCTTCGGCAGCGGCGGGCTCGGGGTGATCGGCGGCACCGTCGGCGTGATGATCGGCATCACCGTCTTCACCGGCACGGTCGTCGGCCTTCAGGGGTACGCGGCGCTCAGCCAGATCGGCACCGACGCGTTCACCGGATTCGTCTCCGCCTACTTCAACACCCGCGAGATCGGCCCGCTCGTCGCCGCCCTGTCCCTGTCCACCACCGTCGGCGCGGGCTTCACCGCACAGCTCGGCGCGATGCGCATCAACGAAGAGGTCGACGCCCTGGAGAGCATGGGCGTGCGCTCCACCCCCTTCCTCGTCAGCACCCGCATCGTGGCCGGCGCGCTCGCGGTCATCCCGTTGTACGGCATCGGTCTGCTCGGCTCCTATCTGGCCTCGCGGGCGACGACCGTACTGTTCAACTCGCAGTCCACAGGCACCTACGACCACTACTTCCAGCTCTTCCTGGTCCCGACGGACGTGCTCCTGTCCTTCCTCAAAGTGCTGGTCTTCAGCGTGCTCGTGATCCTCGCGCACTGCTACTACGGCTTCCGCGCCTCGGGCGGACCGGCGGGAGTCGGGGTGGCCGTCGGCCGCTCGGTGCGGACCGCGATCGTCCTCATCAGCGTCACCGACTTCTTCCTCAGCCTGGCGCTCTGGGGCGCCACGACCACGGTGAAGGTGGCCGGATGA
- a CDS encoding DUF6801 domain-containing protein: MTGATSGRRGVRLAAVVAASCVLGLLPGSGSAARDQREARLTATYDCALPSGARQVEVAFDAMFPARGAVGKPIRPASVSVRVSLPRQDVTDLLPEGTASVAGTAALTTAVAQGRNRARAEWADLASAEVELPARGAVEIGFSGGVPYVTVGSEGDVTFRVGQLGLALAAAPASASGGPGVTIDPGVTGAEGAKPAPARLACAPARGADTLLATVPVVAADSGTTSAPPDDPSGPDSKTPDSDTPDGASPGIHAGPRPRAALDQCPAEPPQGKLDPKRLPPVPPGGAAEELEATSMCAVPVGFATLRKLKSSALVNDPRGHRVGLMRLAMRMREVRAPGYVEYDHLGIMQLPDTEGTFLTFGFQPTTAKVRFEPEPATIVNIIRPGKPPVTKVGYRQYLRLYDVRINGVPLDVGPRCRTSRPVETQLTGSYPVSEGGLLQGELDIPPLEGCGANGEDLDPLLSGAVSGPGNPLKFRQGRVCGAGSTCGIPELPGL; this comes from the coding sequence ATGACCGGAGCCACGAGCGGCAGGCGCGGCGTGCGACTGGCCGCGGTCGTCGCCGCCTCCTGCGTGCTCGGCCTGCTGCCCGGCTCCGGTTCCGCCGCGCGGGATCAGCGAGAGGCCCGGCTCACCGCCACGTACGACTGCGCACTGCCCTCGGGTGCTCGGCAGGTCGAGGTCGCCTTCGATGCCATGTTTCCCGCGCGCGGTGCGGTCGGGAAGCCGATCCGGCCCGCGTCGGTGAGCGTACGGGTGAGCCTGCCGCGGCAGGACGTGACGGATCTGCTGCCCGAGGGGACGGCTTCGGTCGCGGGGACGGCCGCGCTCACCACGGCGGTCGCCCAGGGACGGAACCGGGCGAGGGCCGAATGGGCGGACCTGGCCTCCGCCGAGGTGGAACTGCCCGCGCGGGGCGCCGTCGAGATCGGTTTCAGCGGCGGCGTGCCGTATGTGACCGTCGGCTCCGAAGGCGATGTCACCTTCAGGGTGGGGCAGTTGGGCCTCGCACTGGCCGCCGCCCCTGCCTCGGCCAGCGGCGGGCCGGGAGTCACCATCGACCCGGGAGTCACCGGCGCCGAGGGGGCGAAGCCCGCCCCGGCCCGGCTGGCCTGCGCCCCGGCCCGGGGCGCGGACACCCTGCTCGCGACGGTCCCTGTCGTGGCGGCCGATTCAGGGACGACCTCGGCGCCGCCGGACGACCCCAGCGGCCCGGACAGCAAGACCCCGGACAGCGACACCCCGGACGGCGCTTCCCCGGGCATCCACGCAGGGCCACGGCCCCGCGCCGCCCTGGACCAGTGCCCCGCGGAGCCGCCCCAGGGCAAGCTCGACCCGAAGAGGCTGCCGCCGGTGCCCCCGGGCGGTGCGGCCGAAGAGCTGGAGGCGACCTCGATGTGCGCGGTGCCGGTGGGCTTCGCCACCCTGCGCAAACTGAAGAGCTCCGCCCTGGTCAACGACCCGCGCGGGCACCGGGTCGGCCTCATGCGCCTCGCCATGCGGATGCGTGAGGTCAGGGCGCCCGGTTACGTGGAGTACGACCACCTCGGGATCATGCAACTCCCCGACACCGAGGGCACGTTCCTCACCTTCGGGTTTCAGCCGACCACCGCCAAGGTCCGCTTCGAGCCCGAGCCGGCGACCATCGTCAACATCATCCGGCCGGGCAAGCCGCCGGTGACCAAGGTCGGCTACCGCCAGTATCTGCGCCTGTACGACGTACGGATCAATGGCGTGCCCCTCGATGTCGGACCCCGGTGTCGCACTTCGCGGCCCGTCGAGACGCAGCTGACCGGCAGCTATCCCGTGAGCGAGGGCGGGCTGCTCCAGGGCGAGCTGGACATTCCGCCGCTCGAAGGGTGCGGCGCGAACGGAGAGGACCTGGACCCGCTGCTCTCCGGCGCGGTCTCCGGGCCCGGCAACCCACTGAAATTCCGCCAGGGGCGCGTCTGCGGCGCCGGATCGACCTGCGGGATCCCGGAACTCCCCGGCCTCTGA
- a CDS encoding helix-turn-helix domain-containing protein has protein sequence MTTALRAGDAGHPASVLPREFAAVMRPELPGLIQEVIEEIRRSYPEYAEVLDGPYSRAVHLIVEHNLTSFVDQVAAPDTSTVQRDKVCRMFGRFEAYEGRSLDTMQAIFRLGARLALNRAKGVLRRLNLPAGLMLSFAEALLAYVDNLMEVSREGYQEARAEMEQGQDIQRQRLLRQLLSDVAVPRATLVELAERAKWQLPDEVTPIAFSADGRPDRGAISEDVLVDLGSPLPHALMPGSVDEHRRAFMDAAPHTTRAAVGLTVPLADAAESLRWARRALSLAEAGILEDAPYIHCEDHLVTLSLFADPGLITALAKQQLAPLAGLTSNQRDRLIHTLRAWLDTRGNVLRMADQLHLHPQTVRYRMRNLEKVFGDLLASPDHRFATELVLRALELRSRRTRPAHRPGLPSVTG, from the coding sequence ATGACAACTGCGTTAAGGGCGGGGGATGCGGGACATCCGGCGTCCGTTCTCCCCCGCGAGTTCGCCGCGGTCATGCGGCCCGAACTTCCCGGACTCATCCAGGAAGTCATCGAGGAGATCCGTCGCTCCTACCCCGAATACGCGGAAGTTCTCGACGGTCCCTATTCCCGGGCCGTGCATCTCATCGTCGAGCACAATCTGACCAGCTTCGTGGATCAGGTCGCGGCCCCGGACACCTCCACCGTCCAACGCGACAAGGTGTGCCGCATGTTCGGCCGCTTCGAGGCGTACGAGGGCCGGAGCCTGGACACCATGCAGGCGATCTTCCGGCTCGGGGCGCGGCTCGCCCTCAACCGGGCCAAGGGGGTGCTCCGGCGGCTCAACCTGCCGGCCGGTCTGATGCTCTCCTTCGCAGAGGCCCTGCTGGCGTACGTGGACAACCTGATGGAGGTCTCCCGCGAGGGCTACCAGGAGGCCCGGGCGGAGATGGAGCAGGGCCAGGACATCCAGCGGCAACGGCTGCTCAGGCAACTGCTGTCGGACGTCGCCGTCCCCCGGGCGACCCTCGTGGAACTCGCCGAGCGCGCCAAGTGGCAGTTGCCCGACGAGGTCACCCCGATCGCGTTCAGCGCGGACGGCAGACCGGACCGGGGCGCGATCTCCGAGGACGTCCTGGTCGACCTGGGCTCCCCGCTCCCGCACGCCCTGATGCCCGGTTCCGTCGACGAGCACCGCCGCGCCTTCATGGACGCGGCCCCGCACACCACCCGCGCGGCCGTCGGCCTGACCGTGCCGCTCGCGGACGCGGCGGAGTCCCTGCGCTGGGCCCGAAGAGCCTTGAGCCTCGCGGAGGCGGGCATCCTGGAGGACGCCCCGTACATCCACTGCGAGGACCACCTCGTCACGCTCTCCCTCTTCGCCGACCCCGGCCTCATCACGGCGCTCGCCAAGCAACAGCTCGCTCCCTTGGCGGGCCTCACGTCCAATCAGCGCGACCGGCTCATCCACACCCTGCGCGCGTGGCTCGACACCCGGGGAAACGTCCTGCGGATGGCCGACCAGCTCCATCTGCACCCTCAGACGGTCCGCTACCGGATGCGCAACCTGGAGAAGGTCTTCGGCGACCTGCTGGCCTCGCCGGACCACCGTTTCGCCACGGAACTGGTCCTGCGCGCCCTGGAGTTGCGCTCCCGCCGGACCCGCCCGGCTCACCGCCCGGGCCTGCCGTCCGTCACGGGCTGA
- a CDS encoding MlaE family ABC transporter permease produces the protein MTAPPSVRPPLPGLGVLREIGHLFALAVSVVRLILKRPFQWREFVEQFWFIASVTILPAMLVTIPFGAVIALQVGSLIEQFGAQAFTGGASVLVIIQQASPLIVSLLISGVAGSAICADLASRTIREELDAMRVMGVSPVQRLVVPRVLAVMLVGVLLNGLVSVVGTLGGYFFNVVMQNGTPGAYVASFSALAQLPDLYISELKALIFGFIAGVVAAYRGLNPKGGPKGVGDVVNQSVVFTFLILFFVNMVLTGVYLQLVPPKGL, from the coding sequence ATGACCGCCCCTCCCTCGGTCCGTCCGCCGCTGCCGGGCCTGGGCGTGCTGCGCGAGATCGGCCACCTGTTCGCGCTCGCCGTGAGTGTGGTCCGGCTGATCCTCAAGCGGCCCTTCCAATGGCGGGAGTTCGTCGAGCAGTTCTGGTTCATCGCGAGCGTCACGATCCTGCCCGCGATGCTGGTGACGATCCCGTTCGGAGCGGTGATAGCACTCCAAGTGGGCTCTCTGATCGAGCAGTTCGGCGCCCAGGCCTTCACCGGCGGCGCCAGCGTCCTCGTCATCATCCAGCAGGCGAGCCCCTTGATCGTGTCCCTGCTCATCTCGGGCGTCGCGGGGTCCGCGATCTGCGCGGACCTCGCCTCGCGCACCATCCGTGAGGAGCTCGACGCCATGCGGGTGATGGGTGTCTCGCCCGTCCAGCGTCTCGTCGTCCCCCGGGTGCTCGCCGTGATGCTGGTCGGGGTGCTCCTCAACGGGCTCGTCTCCGTGGTCGGCACCCTCGGCGGCTACTTCTTCAACGTCGTGATGCAGAACGGCACCCCGGGTGCGTACGTCGCCAGCTTCTCCGCGCTGGCCCAGCTGCCCGACCTCTACATCAGCGAACTGAAAGCGCTGATCTTCGGCTTCATCGCCGGTGTCGTCGCCGCGTACCGCGGACTCAACCCGAAGGGCGGACCGAAGGGTGTGGGCGACGTGGTGAACCAGTCCGTCGTCTTCACCTTCCTCATCCTCTTCTTCGTCAACATGGTCCTGACGGGCGTCTATCTGCAGCTCGTCCCCCCGAAAGGGCTGTGA
- a CDS encoding Hsp20/alpha crystallin family protein, whose protein sequence is MLMRTDPFRELDRLAQQLVGPGTGSRPSAMAMDAYREGDEYVVAFDLPGVTAEAIDIDVERNMLTVKAERRPVAKPDSVQLELSERPFGVFSRQIVLADTLDTERIEASYDAGVLTLRIPIAERAKPRKISIGNEASRREIRA, encoded by the coding sequence ATGTTGATGCGCACTGATCCCTTCCGCGAGCTCGACCGCCTCGCCCAGCAGCTGGTCGGCCCCGGCACCGGGTCACGACCGTCCGCGATGGCCATGGACGCCTATCGCGAGGGAGACGAGTACGTGGTGGCCTTCGATCTGCCCGGCGTCACCGCCGAGGCGATCGACATCGACGTGGAACGGAACATGCTGACCGTCAAGGCCGAGCGCCGCCCGGTCGCCAAGCCCGATTCCGTCCAGTTGGAACTGTCCGAGCGGCCCTTTGGCGTGTTCTCCCGCCAGATCGTGCTGGCCGACACGCTGGACACCGAGCGCATCGAGGCCTCGTACGACGCGGGTGTGCTGACCCTGCGCATCCCGATCGCCGAGCGCGCCAAGCCCCGCAAGATCTCCATCGGGAACGAAGCGTCCCGGAGGGAGATCCGCGCCTGA